In one Neobacillus sp. CF12 genomic region, the following are encoded:
- a CDS encoding acyl-CoA dehydrogenase family protein — translation MNFQKIESFDQQLDLMNILSQRFSTRAYQVDIEGSFPYENIQDLKDTGYTALTVPKKYGGREISLYEMLHFQEKIAEGDGATALSIGWHMGIIKNLTEKNSWNERIFKKICEEVKNGSLINSAATEPRTGSPTRGGKPETTALKTGANWTVNGRKTFTTMAPVLDYFIVSATIKDTNRVGNFLIPRSSEGIVIEETWDSIALRGTGSHDLILQDVTVPEENFVEQIGIDGKKPSGWLLHIPACYLGIAKAAKKHAIEFSLEYAPNSIEGSIINLPNVRQKIGEMELKLMESEYFLHSVAKQWDDSDEHARGKMGPILGAAKLTVTNNAIAVVDLAMRVVGARSLSMKNPLQRYYRDVRAGLHNPPMDDMTIQVLANHAIMDIQKS, via the coding sequence ATGAATTTCCAAAAAATAGAATCATTTGATCAACAGCTTGATTTAATGAATATACTATCTCAACGATTTTCCACAAGAGCTTATCAGGTTGATATCGAGGGAAGTTTTCCTTACGAAAATATTCAAGATCTAAAGGATACAGGCTATACAGCATTGACTGTTCCAAAAAAATATGGTGGAAGAGAAATATCTTTATATGAGATGCTCCATTTTCAAGAGAAGATTGCTGAAGGTGATGGAGCAACGGCGCTATCAATAGGATGGCATATGGGGATTATCAAAAACCTAACAGAAAAAAATTCTTGGAATGAGCGCATCTTTAAAAAAATCTGTGAAGAAGTTAAAAATGGATCATTAATAAATAGTGCTGCAACAGAGCCAAGGACAGGAAGCCCGACACGTGGAGGAAAACCTGAAACTACCGCCTTGAAAACAGGGGCGAATTGGACAGTAAATGGAAGGAAAACCTTTACCACCATGGCGCCTGTACTTGATTATTTTATTGTTAGCGCCACTATTAAGGATACAAACAGAGTGGGGAACTTCCTTATCCCTAGATCCTCGGAAGGGATTGTAATTGAAGAAACGTGGGATAGTATTGCTTTGAGAGGGACGGGTAGTCATGATTTAATCCTACAAGATGTAACCGTACCAGAAGAAAACTTCGTGGAACAGATTGGAATCGATGGAAAGAAACCTAGTGGGTGGCTTCTGCATATACCAGCTTGTTATCTTGGAATTGCAAAGGCTGCAAAGAAACATGCAATTGAATTTTCCTTAGAATATGCTCCTAATAGCATCGAGGGTTCGATCATTAACCTACCGAACGTTCGACAAAAAATAGGTGAAATGGAATTGAAGTTGATGGAATCTGAGTATTTCTTGCATTCTGTTGCGAAGCAATGGGATGATTCTGATGAACACGCAAGAGGGAAAATGGGACCTATCTTAGGGGCTGCCAAATTAACTGTTACAAATAATGCAATTGCTGTAGTGGATTTGGCCATGAGAGTAGTCGGAGCAAGAAGTCTATCCATGAAAAATCCTTTGCAGCGTTATTATCGGGATGTCAGAGCGGGACTGCACAATCCTCCTATGGATGATATGACCATCCAGGTATTAGCAAACCACGCGATTATGGATATACAAAAATCATAG
- a CDS encoding fumarylacetoacetate hydrolase family protein translates to MRFVTFEKSDGTVRSGLMLATELVIDLNEATNGRLPEKLIDFLEQSEENLKIAAQLLQHTLGDRGVYPLNDIRLIAPLPVPKSFRDFYAFEQHVKSARENRGLKMIPEWYEIPVFYFSNHLAIKGPEDKISKPVGSNMLDYELEVACVIGKQGKNIRADEAEEYIFGYCILNDWSARDFQRQEMKVGLGPAKGKDFATSIGPWILTKDELENLKSGKGFDITMKAKVNGVLLSEGNMKDIYYSFGEMLERASAGVTLYPGEIIGSGTVGTGCILELGTEVHCWLQPGDEVVFEIDRLGVLKNWIIND, encoded by the coding sequence ATGAGATTCGTAACTTTTGAAAAAAGCGATGGGACAGTAAGATCTGGTTTGATGTTAGCAACTGAACTTGTTATAGACTTGAACGAAGCAACGAACGGAAGATTGCCGGAAAAATTAATAGACTTTCTAGAACAGAGTGAGGAAAATCTGAAAATTGCGGCACAGCTCTTACAACACACACTAGGGGATAGAGGTGTCTATCCCCTAAATGATATTCGACTGATTGCGCCGCTGCCTGTTCCTAAGAGTTTCCGCGATTTCTATGCTTTTGAGCAGCATGTAAAATCTGCTCGTGAAAATAGAGGTCTGAAAATGATACCAGAATGGTATGAGATACCAGTCTTTTATTTTTCAAATCACCTTGCGATTAAGGGGCCAGAGGACAAAATTTCTAAGCCTGTTGGAAGCAATATGCTGGATTACGAACTCGAAGTTGCCTGTGTAATTGGGAAACAAGGCAAAAATATTAGGGCTGACGAAGCAGAAGAGTATATTTTCGGCTATTGTATATTAAATGACTGGAGCGCTCGCGATTTTCAAAGACAGGAAATGAAGGTAGGTTTAGGACCTGCCAAAGGAAAAGACTTTGCAACCTCTATTGGACCATGGATTCTCACCAAGGATGAGTTGGAGAATTTAAAATCGGGCAAGGGCTTTGATATTACCATGAAAGCAAAAGTAAATGGAGTCCTGCTATCGGAAGGAAATATGAAGGATATTTACTATTCCTTCGGAGAAATGCTAGAGAGGGCTTCTGCGGGCGTTACGCTTTATCCTGGGGAAATTATCGGTTCTGGTACTGTTGGGACAGGATGTATCCTTGAACTCGGTACAGAGGTGCATTGCTGGCTACAACCGGGTGATGAGGTTGTATTTGAGATTGATAGGCTGGGAGTATTAAAGAATTGGATTATAAATGATTAA
- a CDS encoding H-type small acid-soluble spore protein: MNVNRVKQILSSSADIEVKYNGASVWIDQLNEDGRTATVHLRGPLEERTIVEVGELIEE; encoded by the coding sequence ATGAATGTGAATCGTGTAAAGCAAATTCTATCATCATCTGCAGATATTGAAGTCAAATATAACGGTGCTTCTGTGTGGATTGATCAATTAAATGAAGATGGAAGAACCGCTACTGTCCACCTCAGAGGACCTCTTGAAGAAAGAACCATCGTTGAAGTTGGAGAACTTATTGAAGAATGA
- a CDS encoding homogentisate 1,2-dioxygenase, producing MYYRQMGRIPRKRHTMFKKNDGTLFREQVMGTRGFSGTQSILYHHYMPTEVLKSKLVGGYLPDYEEQQSLKHRHFLTNKTIKKGDALSAREYILGNQDLLIGTAYVNEPMRSYYRNGDGDEMLFVHYGSGKLETMFGTITYRPGDYLLIPIGTIYRMIPDEKEETKLLFIESFSQITTPRRYRNEYGQLLEHSPFCERDFRGPENLETYDQKGQFEVVTKSRGSLHSHILGHHPFDVIGWDGYLYPWAFNVEDFEPITGRIHQPPPVHQTFEGNNFVVCSFVPRMFDYHPEAIPAPYYHSNVNSDELLYYVKGNFMSRKGVQLESITLHPSGIPHGPHPGKTENSIGKKETLELAVMIDTFHPLKVVKSASEIEDTGYMFSWVE from the coding sequence ATGTATTATCGGCAAATGGGAAGAATTCCACGTAAACGTCATACCATGTTTAAAAAAAATGATGGAACTCTCTTTCGTGAGCAGGTAATGGGGACACGGGGATTTTCAGGAACACAATCAATCCTTTATCATCACTACATGCCAACGGAAGTACTTAAATCAAAGTTGGTTGGCGGCTATTTGCCAGATTATGAAGAACAGCAATCGTTAAAGCACCGTCATTTTTTGACGAATAAGACCATCAAAAAAGGGGATGCGCTTTCAGCGCGGGAATATATTTTAGGAAATCAGGACTTATTAATTGGGACGGCATATGTTAATGAGCCAATGAGAAGCTATTACCGCAATGGTGATGGGGATGAAATGCTGTTTGTTCATTATGGATCAGGTAAGCTTGAAACCATGTTTGGAACGATTACCTATCGACCAGGTGACTATCTGTTAATCCCGATTGGAACCATTTATCGAATGATTCCTGATGAAAAGGAAGAAACTAAACTGTTGTTTATAGAATCTTTTAGTCAAATTACAACGCCAAGAAGGTATCGAAATGAATATGGCCAATTGCTCGAACACAGCCCTTTTTGTGAACGTGATTTTCGTGGACCTGAAAACTTAGAGACTTATGATCAAAAGGGACAGTTTGAAGTAGTAACAAAATCGCGGGGATCACTCCATTCTCATATTTTGGGACATCATCCATTTGATGTTATTGGCTGGGATGGGTATCTATATCCATGGGCTTTTAATGTAGAGGATTTTGAGCCTATAACAGGAAGAATCCACCAACCTCCTCCTGTACACCAAACCTTTGAAGGGAATAACTTTGTGGTTTGTTCTTTTGTGCCAAGAATGTTTGACTATCATCCAGAAGCCATACCTGCTCCTTATTATCATAGTAATGTGAATAGTGACGAATTACTATATTACGTAAAAGGTAATTTCATGAGTCGAAAAGGGGTCCAGCTCGAGTCGATTACCCTTCATCCGAGCGGTATTCCACATGGTCCACACCCCGGAAAAACGGAAAACAGCATTGGAAAAAAGGAAACGCTCGAACTTGCGGTTATGATTGATACCTTCCATCCACTTAAAGTGGTTAAGAGTGCGAGTGAAATAGAGGATACTGGTTATATGTTTTCTTGGGTCGAATAA
- a CDS encoding cbb3-type cytochrome c oxidase subunit I translates to MITKARTITNKSVALALIITSVVLVLMMIIGVMMLLNQGNIVKISPQFFYKIMTIHGSGMIGIAALGGSAIMWYFLSKHINLNAKVFFANLILSLIGVVMILVAIFGFNFSDGLTFLFPLPAYSANLYGKLGALLFLFGMLALGIGYLVMYFYLAVRLIKEYGGLHKTLGWDYIFRGKKGYGPPPAAVATTMVIITNSIAILAGAFVLVASILNITNPAIAIDPMLAKHLTYAFGHIFANGTIYMAVIAVYEILSNYTGRPWKSNKAFLIAWNCSTLFTLMIYTHHLLMDFAVPKWMLIIGQVFSYANGLPVMVVTAYGALMIVYRSAVKWDFASSMMFLAMFGWVAGAVPAIIDSTIVVNHVMHNTKWVPGHFHTYMGMGVIAMIFGFMYYFNKTEGTQKQNTYDKFAIFTYFIFFTGLAGSFLYAGKISAPRRWAEHLPQWTASDQVGALCEIFIIAAALVFTIRFIVGLKNIGNNSKTEGLKSAS, encoded by the coding sequence ATGATCACTAAAGCTCGTACGATTACCAATAAAAGTGTTGCTTTAGCCTTAATAATTACCTCTGTTGTCCTTGTATTAATGATGATTATTGGAGTAATGATGTTATTAAATCAGGGTAATATAGTAAAAATATCACCTCAGTTTTTCTATAAAATTATGACTATACATGGATCTGGGATGATTGGAATTGCTGCTTTAGGAGGCAGTGCCATTATGTGGTACTTCCTATCCAAACATATCAATCTAAATGCAAAGGTATTTTTCGCAAATTTAATACTATCTTTGATTGGGGTTGTAATGATTCTAGTAGCCATTTTTGGCTTTAATTTTTCAGATGGCTTGACATTCCTTTTTCCACTGCCAGCTTATTCAGCAAATCTATATGGTAAACTAGGTGCGCTTCTTTTCTTATTTGGGATGTTGGCATTAGGAATCGGGTATTTAGTCATGTATTTCTACTTGGCAGTTAGATTAATCAAAGAATATGGCGGCTTGCATAAGACTCTTGGCTGGGACTATATTTTCAGAGGAAAAAAAGGCTATGGTCCTCCTCCAGCTGCGGTTGCAACAACAATGGTCATCATTACAAATTCGATTGCCATTCTTGCAGGTGCTTTTGTCCTAGTTGCATCCATTCTAAATATTACCAATCCAGCTATCGCCATTGATCCAATGCTAGCCAAGCACTTAACGTATGCGTTTGGACATATTTTTGCAAACGGTACAATTTATATGGCAGTTATTGCTGTTTATGAAATTCTGTCTAACTATACTGGGCGTCCTTGGAAATCAAATAAGGCATTTTTGATTGCCTGGAATTGTTCCACACTCTTTACGTTAATGATTTATACACACCACTTGCTAATGGATTTTGCAGTTCCAAAATGGATGCTCATAATCGGCCAAGTTTTTTCATATGCAAACGGTCTTCCTGTTATGGTTGTAACAGCATATGGGGCATTAATGATTGTTTACCGTTCTGCAGTTAAATGGGATTTTGCTTCAAGTATGATGTTTTTGGCGATGTTTGGCTGGGTTGCAGGTGCGGTACCTGCGATTATTGACTCCACCATTGTTGTGAATCATGTTATGCATAATACAAAATGGGTTCCAGGTCATTTTCATACCTATATGGGAATGGGTGTCATTGCGATGATTTTCGGATTTATGTATTATTTTAATAAAACCGAAGGAACTCAGAAGCAAAACACCTACGATAAATTTGCAATTTTTACCTATTTTATTTTCTTTACCGGTTTAGCGGGTTCGTTCCTATATGCAGGAAAAATCAGTGCACCGCGCAGATGGGCTGAGCATTTACCACAATGGACAGCGTCAGACCAAGTTGGTGCTCTTTGCGAAATATTTATTATAGCCGCTGCTCTCGTTTTTACCATTCGCTTTATTGTTGGGTTAAAAAATATTGGAAACAATTCCAAAACTGAAGGACTTAAATCCGCTTCTTAA
- a CDS encoding flavin reductase family protein, with protein MEVSPDTLEWRDAYKLLIGSILPRPIAFVTTIDEKGIANAAPFSFFTAICADPMLICFSPMRKGSDGAKKDTLINIEKTNQFVINIVSEEMAQQMNDCAVEFAPDVDELVVTGLTKEPSLMVKVPRIKESLVHLECELYQVLDFGDKAGSGSLVIGKVLNIHVEDELFHNGRINTEKLQPIGRMAGNTYTNPLGKTFDIIRK; from the coding sequence ATGGAAGTGTCACCTGACACACTAGAATGGAGAGACGCTTATAAGCTTCTTATCGGCTCAATACTGCCTCGTCCGATTGCTTTTGTCACAACAATCGATGAAAAGGGAATTGCCAACGCTGCTCCCTTTAGCTTTTTTACAGCAATTTGCGCCGACCCTATGCTTATTTGCTTTTCACCAATGAGAAAGGGAAGTGACGGAGCAAAAAAAGATACACTCATAAACATTGAAAAGACAAATCAATTCGTGATTAATATCGTCAGTGAAGAAATGGCACAACAAATGAACGATTGTGCGGTTGAATTTGCTCCTGATGTCGATGAGTTAGTGGTAACAGGTTTAACCAAAGAACCTAGTTTGATGGTGAAAGTTCCTCGAATAAAGGAATCACTGGTCCATTTAGAATGTGAGCTCTACCAGGTGTTGGATTTTGGTGACAAGGCTGGCTCAGGGAGTCTTGTAATCGGTAAGGTTTTGAATATTCATGTAGAAGATGAATTATTTCATAATGGACGTATTAATACAGAAAAACTCCAGCCAATTGGCAGAATGGCAGGCAATACCTATACCAATCCATTAGGGAAAACCTTTGATATTATCAGGAAATAG
- the hppD gene encoding 4-hydroxyphenylpyruvate dioxygenase, giving the protein MKEKRLKADQLVNDFFPVRDVDYIEIYTGNAKQSCHFFCTAFGFKPVAYSGLETGNRESVSYVLQQRNIRLVLTGSYKDDTRVSQFVKNHGDGVKDVALLVDDVEKAYNAAVERGGIALVPPFEVKDDKGSIKKAVLGTYGDTIHTLVERNNYQGVFMPGYEPYSVYLPIEDAGLIGIDHVVGNVERMEEWVEYYSKVMGFVEMKHFSDKDITTEYSALMSKVMHNGGRIKFPINEPAEGKRKSQIQEYLEFYNGPGVQHLAILTEDIVSTVAILKKNGVEFLNTPAAYYEDLGQRIGKIDEEIEKLRELNILVDRDDEGYLLQIFTKPIVDRPTLFVEIIQRKGARGFGEGNFKALFESIEREQARRGNL; this is encoded by the coding sequence ATGAAAGAAAAACGATTAAAAGCTGATCAGCTTGTAAACGATTTTTTTCCTGTTAGAGATGTCGATTATATCGAAATTTACACAGGTAATGCTAAGCAATCCTGCCACTTTTTTTGCACAGCATTTGGATTTAAACCAGTTGCCTATTCTGGTCTTGAAACAGGTAATCGTGAAAGCGTTTCCTACGTGCTGCAGCAAAGAAATATTCGCCTAGTCTTAACGGGTTCCTATAAAGATGATACGCGTGTGTCTCAATTTGTAAAAAATCATGGTGACGGTGTAAAGGATGTTGCTCTCTTAGTAGATGATGTTGAGAAGGCATACAACGCGGCTGTAGAGCGTGGTGGCATTGCCCTTGTGCCTCCATTTGAAGTAAAGGATGATAAAGGGTCAATTAAAAAGGCCGTTCTCGGTACATATGGAGATACTATCCATACGTTAGTAGAACGTAATAATTATCAAGGGGTTTTCATGCCTGGCTATGAGCCATACTCTGTTTACCTTCCAATCGAGGACGCTGGATTAATTGGAATTGATCATGTGGTAGGTAATGTAGAAAGAATGGAAGAATGGGTTGAATATTATTCAAAGGTAATGGGATTTGTTGAAATGAAGCATTTTTCAGATAAAGACATTACGACTGAATATTCGGCTCTAATGTCAAAGGTTATGCACAATGGCGGCAGAATCAAGTTTCCTATCAATGAACCAGCGGAAGGAAAAAGAAAATCACAAATCCAGGAATATTTAGAATTCTATAATGGTCCAGGTGTCCAGCATCTTGCTATTCTAACGGAGGACATTGTCTCGACTGTAGCCATTCTTAAAAAGAATGGGGTAGAGTTCTTAAATACACCAGCAGCCTATTATGAGGATTTGGGACAGAGAATAGGAAAAATTGACGAAGAAATTGAGAAACTCCGTGAATTAAATATTCTTGTAGACCGTGATGATGAGGGCTACCTCTTGCAAATTTTCACTAAGCCTATTGTCGATAGACCAACCCTATTCGTGGAGATTATCCAGCGTAAGGGTGCACGAGGCTTCGGTGAGGGTAACTTCAAGGCATTATTTGAATCAATTGAAAGAGAACAGGCCCGTAGAGGAAATTTATAA
- a CDS encoding ABC transporter ATP-binding protein — translation MLHLNQIHKIFNEGTPDEKIAIDHINLTLKPGDFVTVIGSNGAGKSTLMNIISGVLVPDIGDIHIAGKDVTTMSEYKRSKMIGRVFQDPMAGTAPSMTIEENLAMAYSRNKTRTIRRGVTKKRRDYFREVLESLHLGLENRLSAKVGLLSGGERQALSLLMATFTEPSILLLDEHTAALDPSRAELITNLTREIVGRYQLTTLMVTHNMQQAIDLGNRLIMMDKGQIILEVDAENKKNLTIEGLLEEFKRIRGVQMASDRAVLS, via the coding sequence ATGCTGCACTTAAATCAGATTCATAAAATCTTTAATGAAGGTACTCCTGATGAAAAAATTGCGATTGATCATATTAATTTAACCTTGAAACCTGGTGATTTTGTAACGGTTATCGGTAGTAATGGAGCCGGAAAATCGACGTTAATGAATATTATTTCTGGGGTGTTGGTACCTGATATCGGTGATATTCATATTGCTGGGAAAGATGTAACCACTATGTCAGAATATAAACGATCAAAAATGATTGGCCGTGTTTTTCAGGACCCGATGGCAGGGACTGCTCCTAGTATGACAATTGAAGAAAATTTGGCTATGGCGTATTCGCGTAATAAAACGCGAACCATTAGAAGAGGGGTCACTAAGAAAAGGCGTGATTATTTTCGAGAAGTTCTTGAATCCTTGCACCTAGGCTTGGAAAACCGTTTAAGCGCAAAGGTTGGGTTGTTGTCCGGTGGGGAAAGGCAGGCACTGTCACTTTTAATGGCGACCTTTACCGAACCTTCCATTTTACTGCTTGATGAACATACTGCTGCGCTTGATCCATCAAGAGCTGAATTAATAACCAATCTTACACGAGAAATTGTTGGGAGATACCAACTTACCACCTTAATGGTTACTCACAATATGCAGCAAGCGATTGATCTCGGAAATCGCCTAATTATGATGGATAAAGGTCAAATCATATTGGAAGTAGATGCAGAAAATAAGAAAAACTTAACAATTGAAGGATTATTAGAGGAATTTAAAAGAATTCGCGGGGTTCAGATGGCAAGTGACCGTGCGGTTTTATCTTAA
- a CDS encoding ABC transporter permease, with product MFTAIFGSFEAGIIYAIMALGVYLSFRILDFPDLTVDGSFVTGAALSAVLIAGGVNPFVATIMALFAGFAAGCMTGLLHTFGKINNLLSGILMMIALYSINLRIMGRSNIPLLNTDTSFTQIGTFFENLGVDAFFNNLLTMVGLGDSLPDTWGILIFMIIVTFVIKGLTDLFLQTEIGLAVRATGNNKQMIRSLSANTNLLTILGLGLSNALVAFSGALIAQQGGFADVGMGIGMIVIGLASVIIGEALFGTKSIARATLAVIGGAIIYRIVVTLALRVEFLDPGDMKVITALIVIIALTAPKIIEHSKEKKRKARRRQEKLNMIQASADRKGENHAALKSDS from the coding sequence ATGTTTACAGCCATATTTGGATCATTTGAAGCAGGTATCATCTACGCGATTATGGCACTGGGCGTCTATCTTTCCTTTCGTATTCTGGATTTTCCGGATTTAACGGTAGATGGAAGTTTTGTTACAGGTGCAGCACTATCAGCAGTCTTAATTGCTGGTGGGGTAAACCCGTTTGTGGCTACAATAATGGCATTATTTGCAGGTTTTGCAGCAGGCTGTATGACCGGTCTGCTTCACACCTTTGGAAAAATTAATAATTTACTATCCGGTATTTTAATGATGATAGCACTTTATTCTATTAATCTAAGAATTATGGGAAGATCAAACATCCCGCTATTAAATACAGATACTTCTTTTACGCAAATCGGTACATTTTTCGAAAATCTAGGTGTAGATGCTTTCTTTAACAACCTTTTAACGATGGTTGGTCTTGGGGACAGCCTGCCAGATACTTGGGGAATATTAATTTTTATGATTATTGTAACCTTCGTAATCAAAGGGCTTACGGATTTGTTTTTACAAACGGAAATTGGTCTTGCTGTAAGAGCGACAGGTAACAATAAACAGATGATTCGCAGTCTCTCTGCAAATACTAATCTCCTAACAATCCTAGGTCTTGGATTATCCAATGCGCTAGTTGCATTTTCAGGTGCATTAATCGCGCAGCAAGGTGGGTTCGCGGACGTTGGCATGGGAATAGGGATGATTGTTATTGGGTTAGCCTCTGTCATTATCGGCGAAGCCTTGTTTGGTACCAAATCAATTGCCAGGGCAACACTAGCGGTTATCGGAGGAGCTATCATCTACCGTATCGTTGTTACCTTAGCTTTAAGGGTCGAATTCCTAGATCCAGGTGATATGAAGGTAATCACCGCTTTGATTGTTATTATCGCCTTAACAGCACCAAAGATAATTGAACATTCTAAAGAGAAGAAGCGTAAAGCCCGGAGAAGGCAAGAAAAACTGAACATGATCCAGGCATCCGCTGATCGAAAGGGTGAGAACCATGCTGCACTTAAATCAGATTCATAA
- a CDS encoding HD domain-containing protein encodes MRDVRLINIFEHHIAQKYLNRSGIAHAIAVSYHAFHLAKEHHLDVDTAAKAGLLHDMGHYTWYKNGKWDYDLYKQNDIHPIKGAERAHKLLIRLGENPVRAKTIALAILFHTDSFLPSNDIVRTPLQQIVKWADEKDEEEGGMHHYRTIDFDRAKQSIIRLDEWIDSELIIMSEYE; translated from the coding sequence ATGAGGGATGTTAGATTAATTAACATATTTGAACATCATATTGCACAAAAATATTTGAATCGATCTGGAATTGCGCATGCAATAGCTGTATCCTATCATGCCTTTCATTTAGCAAAAGAACATCATTTGGACGTTGATACAGCAGCAAAGGCTGGGCTTTTACATGATATGGGACATTATACATGGTATAAAAATGGGAAATGGGATTATGATTTGTATAAGCAAAATGACATTCACCCAATCAAAGGGGCGGAAAGAGCCCACAAATTATTAATTCGACTTGGTGAAAATCCAGTAAGGGCAAAGACGATTGCATTAGCGATTCTTTTTCATACAGATTCATTTTTACCCTCAAATGATATTGTGCGCACACCATTACAGCAAATTGTAAAATGGGCTGATGAGAAAGACGAAGAAGAGGGTGGAATGCACCATTATCGAACCATCGACTTTGATCGTGCAAAACAGAGCATAATCCGTTTAGATGAGTGGATAGATAGTGAATTAATAATAATGTCTGAGTATGAATAA
- a CDS encoding ABC transporter substrate-binding protein, which produces MKKRVKVLSFALAGMMMLAGCGSKESAGGTEKEGDKVFKVGISQFAAHPSLDAATEGFKKALEEKGIKVEYDEQNAQADMNNVQTIADNFVGDKVDLIFANATPSATSALNATKEIPIIFTSVTDPIGAGLVKSFDQPGENITGTTDNHPEGTAKTINFITEEVKAKEIGVIYNSGEQNSVVQVEEVKKLAEGKGAKLVEVSVSTSAEVKQAAESLVGRVDAIYIPTDNTVVSALESVISVSNSKKIPLFVGELDSMKKGAVAASGFDYFDLGYQSGLMAAEILSGNKKASDIPVELPSSLTLIINKQAAQAQGLEVKDEWKDLGEFYEAE; this is translated from the coding sequence ATGAAAAAGCGTGTAAAGGTATTGTCTTTTGCTTTGGCAGGGATGATGATGCTTGCTGGGTGCGGCAGCAAGGAATCAGCGGGAGGAACGGAAAAAGAGGGGGATAAGGTATTTAAAGTTGGTATTAGCCAATTTGCAGCCCACCCATCTTTGGATGCTGCAACTGAAGGGTTTAAAAAGGCTTTAGAGGAAAAAGGCATTAAAGTTGAATATGACGAGCAAAATGCACAGGCGGATATGAACAACGTTCAAACAATCGCTGACAATTTTGTTGGAGATAAAGTAGATTTAATTTTTGCGAATGCAACACCAAGTGCAACAAGTGCACTGAATGCGACAAAGGAAATTCCAATCATCTTTACTTCGGTTACAGATCCAATAGGTGCTGGATTAGTAAAGTCATTTGATCAGCCTGGTGAAAATATTACCGGGACTACGGATAACCATCCTGAAGGAACAGCGAAAACCATTAATTTTATTACTGAAGAAGTAAAAGCAAAAGAAATTGGAGTTATCTATAATTCTGGTGAGCAAAACTCCGTTGTACAAGTGGAAGAAGTAAAAAAATTAGCAGAAGGTAAGGGAGCAAAGCTCGTAGAAGTTTCAGTCTCCACCTCTGCTGAAGTGAAACAGGCAGCTGAATCCTTAGTTGGCCGCGTTGACGCAATCTATATTCCTACAGATAATACCGTTGTTTCTGCGCTTGAGTCTGTTATTTCGGTGTCAAACAGCAAAAAGATTCCATTGTTTGTTGGTGAGTTGGATTCGATGAAAAAGGGTGCAGTAGCAGCGAGCGGTTTCGACTATTTTGATCTTGGCTACCAATCAGGTTTAATGGCTGCTGAAATCTTAAGCGGAAATAAGAAGGCATCTGATATTCCAGTAGAACTTCCTAGCAGTTTAACGCTTATTATTAACAAACAGGCTGCCCAAGCACAGGGTCTTGAAGTAAAAGACGAGTGGAAAGATCTTGGTGAGTTTTACGAAGCTGAATAA
- a CDS encoding cytochrome c oxidase subunit II: MYQSIAWYATLFLVFLLALAFAFVYGESRRFREYGPIQEKGYKIRKFYFLSLLAVMGFATAMSLSKLPYHDHSASAKEHAKVVEVSGLQYAWELSDEDFTVGEEIQFRVTSKDVTHGFGIYDPELELIAQTQAMPEYTNTLTITFDKPGTYRILCLEYCSVGHHVMMRDIVVQPKGGNDHDH, from the coding sequence ATGTACCAATCAATTGCATGGTACGCTACATTATTTCTCGTTTTCCTGCTTGCATTAGCTTTTGCTTTTGTGTACGGGGAATCGCGAAGATTTAGGGAATATGGACCAATTCAAGAAAAAGGCTACAAAATTCGCAAGTTTTATTTTCTGAGTTTGCTTGCAGTAATGGGGTTTGCAACAGCCATGTCACTTAGCAAACTCCCTTACCATGATCATAGTGCGAGTGCGAAAGAACATGCCAAAGTTGTTGAGGTGTCTGGGCTGCAATACGCATGGGAATTAAGCGATGAAGACTTTACGGTCGGAGAAGAAATCCAATTTCGAGTCACAAGTAAAGATGTTACACACGGATTCGGTATTTATGACCCGGAATTAGAATTAATTGCTCAAACCCAAGCAATGCCGGAATACACGAATACCCTCACAATTACGTTCGACAAACCGGGCACGTATAGAATTTTATGCTTGGAATATTGCAGTGTTGGACATCATGTGATGATGAGAGACATCGTAGTCCAACCAAAAGGAGGTAATGATCATGATCACTAA